A genomic stretch from Erigeron canadensis isolate Cc75 chromosome 9, C_canadensis_v1, whole genome shotgun sequence includes:
- the LOC122582409 gene encoding uncharacterized protein LOC122582409 isoform X2, with amino-acid sequence MTVNAENTEVKDSPSYIEVNCTSSNKIRRFSAGTKAGFALSLINRKIEDGLPLALYIESVKLNEEPVSFGPSSVLEHYGDGWKLQTVTESEARATESIRKTTKHESPPLGLDELHSMKGLLPSNVGAGYIAKVVLAFVLLFLFGAMFTLALENLPKLLIYINSSM; translated from the exons ATGACGGTCAACGCAGAAAACACAGAAGTCAAAGATTCACCatct TATATAGAGGTGAATTGCACAAGTTCAAATAAAATAAGGCGGTTTTCAGCTGGAACAAAAGCTGGATTTGCATTGAGTTTGATAAATAGAAAAATTGAGGATGGATTGCCATTGGCTTTATACATAGAATCTGTTAAACTAAATGAAGAGCCTGTTAGTTTTGGCCCGAGTTCGGTTCTCGAGCATTACGGCGACGGCTGGAAGCTGCAGACCGTTACCGAATCAGAAG CACGAGCTACGGAAAGTATCAGGAAAACAACCAAACATGAATCACCTCCACTG GGATTGGATGAGCTGCATTCAATGAAAGGACTATTACCCTCAAATGTTGGTGCTGGTTACATAGCGAAAGTAGTGCTAGCTTTTGTTTTGCTTTTCCTGTTCGGGGCAATGTTCACATTAGCTCTTGAAAACCTTCCAAAGCTTCTTATCTATATCAACTCTTCCatgtaa
- the LOC122582409 gene encoding uncharacterized protein LOC122582409 isoform X1 has translation MTVNAENTEVKDSPSYIEVNCTSSNKIRRFSAGTKAGFALSLINRKIEDGLPLALYIESVKLNEEPVSFGPSSVLEHYGDGWKLQTVTESEGAARATESIRKTTKHESPPLGLDELHSMKGLLPSNVGAGYIAKVVLAFVLLFLFGAMFTLALENLPKLLIYINSSM, from the exons ATGACGGTCAACGCAGAAAACACAGAAGTCAAAGATTCACCatct TATATAGAGGTGAATTGCACAAGTTCAAATAAAATAAGGCGGTTTTCAGCTGGAACAAAAGCTGGATTTGCATTGAGTTTGATAAATAGAAAAATTGAGGATGGATTGCCATTGGCTTTATACATAGAATCTGTTAAACTAAATGAAGAGCCTGTTAGTTTTGGCCCGAGTTCGGTTCTCGAGCATTACGGCGACGGCTGGAAGCTGCAGACCGTTACCGAATCAGAAG GAGCAGCACGAGCTACGGAAAGTATCAGGAAAACAACCAAACATGAATCACCTCCACTG GGATTGGATGAGCTGCATTCAATGAAAGGACTATTACCCTCAAATGTTGGTGCTGGTTACATAGCGAAAGTAGTGCTAGCTTTTGTTTTGCTTTTCCTGTTCGGGGCAATGTTCACATTAGCTCTTGAAAACCTTCCAAAGCTTCTTATCTATATCAACTCTTCCatgtaa
- the LOC122582765 gene encoding microfibrillar-associated protein 1-like: protein MSVTAGVSDTVIAIRDKLRGKIGQTKVKRYWPGKAPEWADDGDDDGGIDTGRRADLEKAFPSREVDNDGYDKIVKRDDPRLRRLAENRLDNKEEVRADHRRIRQAEIISTEEEEQRRQERLDFEEDDEDAVDERRRRIREKNLQRAQDEEMAVIEEEEEEEEEEEEESEYETDSDEEHMGIAMVKPVFVPKAERDTIAEREKIEAAEQAYEESLKKRMVERKAETKKIVVEEIQKDQVIHNNLQSEVNAEDVETDDELNEAEEYEAWKAREIARIKRDREDRDAMVKEREEIERVRNMTEEERREWERKNPKPSSGAPKQKWRFMQKYYHKGAFFQDDPDDTAATVGSDGIFKRDFSAPTGEDKMDKTILPKVMQVKHFGRSGRTKWTHLVNEDTTDWNNPWTYNDTLRSKYNNKMAGMNAPIAKPKGKKIKDWESR, encoded by the exons ATGTCCGTAACGGCGGGTGTAAGTGATACTGTAATAGCAATTAGGGATAAACTTAGAGGCAAAATCGGGCAGACGAAAGTTAAACGTTACTGGCCCGGTAAAGCCCCGGAATGGGCAGACGATGGGGATGACGACGGGGGTATCGATACGGGTAGACGTGCTGATTTAGAAAAGGCGTTTCCGAGTAGAGAAGTTGATAATGATGGGTATGATAAGATAGTGAAAAGAGATGATCCTAGGCTTAGGAGATTGGCGGAGAATCGGTTGGATAATAAGGAGGAAGTGAGAGCGGATCATAGACGGATTAGACAAGCGGAGATTATATCGACGGAGGAAGAGGAGCAGAGGAGACAAGAAAGGTTGGATTTTGAGGAGGATGACGAGGATGCGGTTGATGAACGTAGGAGAAGGATTAGGGAGAAGAATTTGCAGAGGGCGCAAGATGAAGAAATGGCGGTGATTGAggaagaggaggaggaagaggaagaagagGAGGAAGAGTCGGAGTATGAGACAGATTCTGATGAGGAGCATATGGGAATTGCTATGGTGAAGCCGGTTTTTGTACCGAAGGCGGAGAGGGATACGATAGCGGAGAGGGAGAAGATTGAGGCGGCAGAACAGGCGTATGAGGAGTCGTTGAAGAAACGAATGGTGGAAAGGAAGGCGGAGACGAAGAAGATTGTTGTTGAGGAGATACAGAAAGATCAGGTGATACATAATAATTTGCAGTCAGAGGTGAATGCTGAGGATGTGGAGACTGATGATGAGCTGAATGAAGCGGAAGAGTATGAGGCATGGAAGGCGCGTGAGATAGCTAGGATTAAACGAGATAGAGAGGATCGTGATGCTATGGTGAAGGAACGTGAAGAGATTGAGAGGGTTAGGAATATGACTGAGGAAGAGAGGAGGGAGTGGGAGAGGAAGAATCCAAAACCTTCTTCTGGTGCACCGAAACAGAAGTGGAGGTTTATGCAGAAGTATTATCATAAGGGTGCGTTCTTTCAGGATGATCCTGATGATACTGCTGCGACAGTCGGTTCCGATGGGATATTTAAACGTGATTTCTCTGCGCCGACCGGTGAGGATAAGATGGACAAGACTATTTTGCCGAAAGTTATGCAGGTCAAACACTTTGGTCGTAGTGGAAGGACGAAATGGACTCACCTTGTTAATGAAGATACTACCGACTGGAATAACCC CTGGACATACAATGATACACTTCGGTCAAAATACAACAACAAAATGGCTGGTATGAATGCGCCTATAGCAAAACCGAAAGGAAAAAAGATCAAGGACTGGGAATCTCGGTGA